Proteins from one Limanda limanda chromosome 4, fLimLim1.1, whole genome shotgun sequence genomic window:
- the fbxo42 gene encoding F-box only protein 42: MSRSPDNEDGCFVAMDTEDDGAGPAGLTEEAEAKMGSSWRQDGTMDSGAKGGERSMSELPEEVLEFILSFLSPYQEHKTAALVCKQWYRLIKGVAYQCYHGFLRAIQEGNIQWESRTYPYPGTPITQRFSHSACYYDSNQSMYVFGGCTQSSCNAAFNDLWRLDLNSKEWIRPLASGSYPSPKAGATLVMHKDLLVLFGGWTRPSPYPLHQPERFFDEIHSYSPSKNWWNCIVTTHGPPPMAGHSSSVIGNTMVVFGGSLGARQMSNEVWVLDLEQWSWSKPPISGPLPHPRGGQSQIVIDDQTLLILGGCGGPNALLKDAWLLHMDTPPWKWQQLQVENEDHGAPELWCHPACRVGQCVVVFSQAPSGRAPLSPSLNSRPSPISASPASLGPEPPSLRSHSPVRSGAAGAVLGAVEEAPCVNGRWGTLRPRPSARGYARDGSPSSSQQPSPLQGPDSPPLPSLPPLLNGSSPSPGTSPAQAASPPSRPHLPASTDYDWESPPSASHHPEVPSTNGLHTPPAGCPRTPPGAVSPAALRRSLEAVKNRSSSSLPSSSSSSSSSSSSSSLQTQGASTGAGSGGGAGGAGPPGTPPSSSSSPPQAAGADGHAIPPIARRLGHHPPQSLNVGKPLYQSLNCKPMQMYVLDVSRAKSARVVSWRVYGNGTPAAVTGPPETSLHTVVQGRGELIIFGGLMDKKQNVKYYPKTNALYFVRAKR, from the exons ATGTCCCGCTCTCCTGACAATGAGGATGGATGCTTTGTTGCCATGGATACAGAGGACGACGGTGCAGGCCCTGCTGGGTTAACTGAGGAAGCAGAGGCAAAGATGGGGTCCTCCTGGCGACAGGATGGGACCATGGACAGTGGTGCCAAAGGAGGGGAGAGATCGATGTCGGAATTGCCAGAGGAAGTTCTTGAATTTATTCTGTCCTTCCTCTCACCCTACCAAGAACACAAGACGGCTGCGCTTGTATGTAAGCAGTGGTATCGCCTCATTAAAG GTGTTGCATATCAGTGCTATCACGGTTTCTTGAGAGCTATCCAGGAGGGAAATATCCAGTGGGAAAGTCGTACATACCCATATCCAGGAACCCCTATCACACAGCGCTTCTCACACA gtGCATGTTATTATGACTCAAACCAGTCTATGTATGTGTTTGGGGGTTGCACTCAGAGTAGCTGCAATGCTGCCTTCAATGATCTATGGAGACTTGACCTCAACAGCAAGGAGTGGATCCGTCCTTTAGCCTCAG GCTCTTATCCGTCTCCTAAAGCTGGGGCGACTCTAGTGATGCACAAAGATCTGTTAGTGCTCTTCGGGGGGTGGACTCGCCCCAGCCCATATCCATTGCACCAACCAGAAAGGTTTTTTGATGAAATCCACAGCTACTCACCTTCAAAGAATTG GTGGAACTGCATCGTAACAACACATGGACCTCCACCCATGGCCGGCCACTCTTCCTCAGTAATTGGAAACACCATGGTGGTGTTTGGGGGATCCTTAGGAGCTCgtcaaat GAGTAATGAAGTCTGGGTTCTGGATCTGGAGCAGTGGTCCTGGTCCAAGCCTCCCATATCTGGCCCATTACCTCACCCACGAGGAGGCCAATCCCAA ATTGTCATCGATGATCAGACGTTGCTCATCTTGGGAGGATGTGGCGGTCCTAATGCG CTTCTTAAAGATGCCTGGCTGCTTCACATGGACACACCCCCGTGGAagtggcagcagctgcaggttgaaAATGAGGACCATGGAGCACCAGAACTTTGGTGTCACCCAGCTTGTAGA GTGGGCCAGTGTGTGGTCGTTTTCTCACAGGCGCCATCTGGCCGTGCACCGCTCAGCCCAAGTCTCAACTCTCGGCCCTCCCCCATAAGTGCCTCACCTGCCTCTCTGGGCCCCGAACCGCCTTCCCTGCGCTCTCATTCTCCTGTTCGGAGTGGGGCGGCCGGTGCTGTCCTGGGAGCTGTCGAAGAGGCTCCGTGTGTAAACGGTCGATGGGGAACGCTGAGACCTCGCCCCTCAGCAAGAGGATATGCCAGAGACGGTAGCCCATCCTCGTCCCAGCAGCCGTCTCCTTTGCAAGGTCCAGAcagccctcctcttccttcacttcctccattATTAAACGGATCATCACCTTCCCCCGGGACCAGCCCAGCCCAGGCTGCATCCCCTCCCTCTCGCCCTCACCTGCCTGCCTCCACGGACTATGATTGGGAGTCTCCCCCTTCTGCCTCCCACCACCCTGAGGTGCCCAGCACTAATGGACTGCATACACCTCCTGCAGGCTGCCCACGCACTCCACCAGGAGCAGTGTCCCCGGCTGCCTTACGACGAAGTCTTGAGGCAGTAAAAAACAGATCTTCCTCATCTttaccttcttcatcatcttcgtcatcatcatcatcatcgtcgtctTCCCTTCAGACACAGGGAGCCTCTACCGGAGCAGGaagtggtggaggagctggaggagcaggtccTCCTGGAACTCCTCCCTCATCGTCCTCCAGCCCTCCACAGGCCGCTGGAGCTGATGGACATGCTATCCCACCTATTGCACGGCGTCTTGGTCATCACCCTCCTCAGAGCCTGAACGTAGGAAAACCTTTGTACCAGTCTCTCAACTGCAAGCCCATGCAGATGTATGTTCTTGATGTATCCCGGGCCAAATCTGCCAGGGTGGTGTCTTGGAGAGTTTATGGGAACGGGACTCCCGCAGCAGTCACAGGGCCGCCAGAGACCAGCCTCCACACGGTGGTGCAGGGCAGGGGAGAGCTCATCATTTTTGGGGGCCTCATGGACAAGAAACAGAATGTGAAGTACTACCCTAAAACCAACGCCTTGTACTTTGTACGTGCTAAAAGGTAA
- the LOC132999445 gene encoding SUZ domain-containing protein 1-like codes for MEDDEVADSWEEAADSGEIERRFEAKLKINQEAKKSSLGSSVSLVRTAMVIQDDSQPAAPPPQIRILKRPTNNGNASASSSRPSQQMKSLAQREAEYAEARKRILGSASSDETPQDTPCHDRPARLSAQQPSEPVHPHNHVIRQPTGPDGTSGFRLCR; via the exons ATGGAGGATGATGAGGTTGCGGATAGCTGGGAAGAGGCAGCGGACAGCGGG GAAATAGAGAGAAGGTTTGAAGCtaaactgaaaataaaccaGGAAGCAAA GAAGTCCAGCTTGGGCTCAAGTGTTTCACTTGTGCGAACTGCGATGGTTATTCAAGATGACTCTCAGCCGGCAGCACCCCCACCGCAAATCCGAATTTTAAAGCGTCCCACAAATAACGGTAACGCTTCCGCGTCCTCATCCCGTCCCTCTCAGCAGATGAAGTCTTTGGCCCAGAGGGAGGCAGAATATGCAGAAGCCAGGAAAAGGATTTTGGGTAGTGCTTCTTCAGATGAAACGCCTCAGGACACTCCATGCCACGACAG GCCAGCTCGTTTGAGTGCGCAGCAACCATCAGAACCAGTTCATCCACACAATCACGTGATCCGCCAGCCCACTGGCCCAGATGGCACCTCAGGCTTTCGACTCTGCAGATAA